In Primulina huaijiensis isolate GDHJ02 chromosome 4, ASM1229523v2, whole genome shotgun sequence, a genomic segment contains:
- the LOC140975259 gene encoding protein CYPRO4, producing the protein MGAGHSREDLDLSDCESESEFLETATHESESEDTYGTPSSYLSDKKRDPKSPSSLEDVESRLKALKLKYNNVNNDLSPKNAVKLYLHIGGNTSKSKWVVSEKLASYSFCKTNADGDDDDGDEEGSEQNDFWVLRIGSKVRAKVDENLQLKASKEQKRVDFVANGVWATKFFTTEEYDDFTKRYQECMFENTYGYEANNENKLKVYGKDFMGWANPEIADDSMWQDAEENSAVTPLVKTNVRGHDLTEEFEEGAVTGSAIQSLTLGALDNSFLVGDSGIQVVRNYHHGIQGKGIYVNFNEGRLSRTNGGSSTNYMTPRKTLLMKAETNMLLMSPVMDGKPHSTGLHQLDIETGRIVSEWRFEKDGTDITMRDITNDSKGAQMDPSGATFLGLDDNRLCRWDMRDRKGIVQDIVNESTPVLNWTQGHQFARGTNFQCFATTGDGSIVVGSIDGKIRLYSTSSMRQAKTAFPGLGSPITHVDVTYDGKWILGTTDTYLILICSLFSDKDGKVKTGFAGRMGNKISAPRLLKLNPLDSHMAGANNKFRNAQFSWVTENGKQERHLVTTVGKFSVIWNFQQVKDGSHKCYQNQVGLKSCYCYKVVPKDESIVDSRFMHEKFAVSDSPEAPLVVATPMKVSSFSISSSRLHM; encoded by the exons ATGGGAGCAGGCCACAGCCGAGAAGATCTTGATCTCTCCGACTGCGAATCCGAATCAGAATTCCTTGAAACCGCCACTCATGAATCTGAATCGGAAGACACCTACGGAACCCCATCGTCGTACCTCTCGGACAAGAAACGCGACCCCAAATCGCCGTCTTCTTTGGAAGATGTTGAGTCCAGGCTCAAAGCACTCAAGCTCAAGTACAATAACGTCAACAACGACCTGAGTCCCAAGAATGCGGTGAAGCTGTACCTCCACATCGGTGGGAACACCTCCAAATCCAAATGGGTTGTGTCGGAAAAGCTCGCTTCTTACTCGTTTTGCAAGACTAATGCTGACGGAGACGATGATGATGGAGATGAAGAAGGATCTGAGCAGAATGACTTCTGGGTTTTGAGAATTGGGTCGAAGGTGAGAGCTAAGGTTGATGAGAATTTGCAGCTGAAGGCGTCTAAGGAGCAGAAGCGTGTGGATTTTGTGGCCAATGGGGTTTGGGCAACTAAATTTTTTACCACGGAAGAGTATGATGATTTTACTAAGAGGTATCAGGAATGTATGTTCGAGAATACTTATGGGTATGAAGCTAATAATGAGAATAAGCTAAAGGTTTATGGGAAGGACTTTATGGGGTGGGCGAACCCCGAGATTGCGGACGATTCTATGTGGCAAGATGCGGAAGAGAATTCCGCAGTGACTCCTCTGGTGAAAACAAATGTAAGAGGGCATGATTTGACAGAGGAGTTTGAGGAGGGTGCGGTCACTGGTAGTGCAATTCAGAGCTTGACATTGGGTGCTTTAGACAACAGTTTCTTGGTTGGTGACTCTGGGATTCAGGTCGTGAGAAATTATCATCATGGGATTCAGGGGAAGGGGATTTATGTGAATTTCAATGAAGGAAGGTTGAGTAGGACGAATGGGGGTAGCAGCACGAATTACATGACTCCGAGGAAGACTTTGCTGATGAAGGCTGAGACTAATATGCTTCTCATGAGTCCAGTGATGGATGGGAAACCACATTCCACGGGGTTGCATCAGCTTGACATTGAAACCGGGAGgattgtgagtgagtggaggtTTGAGAAGGATGGGACTGATATTACTATGAGGGATATAACGAATGATAGTAAAGGAGCTCAAATGGATCCATCAGGAGCAACCTTCTTGGGTCTGGATGATAATAGGTTGTGTCGATGGGATATGCGTGATCGCAAAGGTATCGTTCAGGATATTGTGAATGAGAGCACCCCTGTATTGAATTGGACTCAGGGGCATCAGTTTGCAAGAGGGACTAATTTTCAGTGCTTCGCAACCACCGGTGATGGATCAATTGTGGTCGGGTCAATTGATGGCAAGATTAGACTGTATTCGACAAGTTCTATGAGGCAGGCCAAAACTGCATTTCCAGGACTTGGTTCTCCCATTACTCATGTGGATGTTACCTATGATGGGAAATGGATCTTGGGAACCACTGATACTTACTTGATTCTCATATGTAGTCTGTTTTCGGACAAGGATGGGAAGGTAAAAACTGGATTCGCTGGTCGCATGGGGAATAAAATCTCGGCACCGAGATTGTTGAAGTTAAATCCTCTGGATTCACACATGGCAGGGGCAAACAACAAGTTTCGCAACGCACAGTTCTCGTGG GTAACTGAAAACGGGAAGCAGGAACGCCACCTGGTTACAACTGTCGGAAAGTTTAGTGTGATATGGAATTTCCAACAGGTGAAggatggatcccacaaatgcTATCAGAATCAGGTCGGTTTGAAGAGCTGCTACTGCTACAAAGTAGTTCCGAAAGACGAGTCTATAGTTGATAGTCGTTTCATGCATGAGAAGTTTGCGGTTAGCGACTCACCTGAAGCACCACTTGTGGTGGCAACTCCAATGAAAGTTAGCTCCTTCAGCATATCAAGCAGTAGATTGCACATGTGA
- the LOC140975260 gene encoding uncharacterized protein isoform X1 — protein sequence MLRFYRFYRRNIRLPLFRRAFSSNSEPFKDASLVPPPPPVTLQNHRPAPLPSPSSSYSSFSKISIAAAITSTVLLASYTLTTSQNEAPADHWKRTRLMYEELEIAVERYNESFNRVLHKMKQTSVAASVLWQSLRSVMSSANHEVRAGFELRVAALLADIVAVSESRRAAIVGAGGGAVIDWLLETVAVPKEGNGTQSEAARALAYLIADPNVCQEVFARPHVVPYLLKFIFSAQPRRSKNQPRRSSFDVSTSLKGRSMLVAAIMDVVTSNCDSVEKLTFKPLLPENAETRDIAAAIEVIEGGMHWDELHEDGDDNNGGTGLKGIGIKVLGGTTVLGFSGVNGVAEMEHSDASDLRTVKLVPKNLFFNKISEVSPAQAKLSSAVVPGLWDDLHSEHVAVPFAAWALANWAMASAGNRSHIQELDRDGHAVMSALMAPERSVRWHGSLVAQLLLEDQNLPLNDSISEWGSSLLCTISQASKTQDIPLAQVALSALLVSIERSPEAQEVVMDKGLHLMRDAAKRTVMHKPVQESLSKALKLLCSRELHMSLEESQKWSAILLPWIFGKVSSDTIRSSAINILSHILEDYGPSSIPISQGWLTVMLADTLSCRKATLTKGSAQLDSDKVKTQIDLSNVVSATQTASQLANAVVSLAGRQLGMATDNDDMFPLAELLCLEPFAGPFKNLKKDKAPKITAADSALATLKGIKALAEICAEDPICQHKIAECGVLCLLRRLLLEDDYEQLAAIEAYDASRDLEAQERLPSSPADSSVDDAYDPSNIRVPATAHIRRHAARLLTVLSALPDIQKAIVDDKSLCKWLEECATGHIPGCNDLKIQSYARAILLNAFCSDPACWISENDDASESGSLNKKRSSPRYSDMIFLINPELPHWKCIEKRAPNFVDTSPADDDSIDTEDRSRTKSSEDDKSPASTPGTRNCLEMEIPPLDVVFVHGLRGGPFKTWRLSEDKSSTKSGLVEKIDEEAGKQGTFWPGEWLAADFPNARLFSLKYKTNLTQWSGASLPLQEVSSMMLEKLVAAGIGDRPVVFVTHSMGGLVVKQMLFQARTENKDNFVNNTIGIVFYSCPHFGSKLADMPWRMGLVLRPAPTIGELRSGSPRLVELNDFVRQLHKKRLLDVLSFCETKVTPIVEGYGGWAFRMEIVPLESAYPGFGELVVLDSTDHINSCKPLSRGDPSYKDTLEFIQKLKAHYT from the exons ATGCTACGATTCTACCGATTCTATCGCCGGAATATTCGCCTCCCGCTCTTCCGCCGTGCGTTTTCTTCCAATTCCGAACCCTTCAAGGATGCCAGCCTTGTCCCTCCACCGCCGCCAGTTACTCTCCAAAATCACCGTCCCGCCCCACTCCCCTCCCCGTCGTCGTCCTACTCCTCTTTCTCAAAAATTTCCATCGCCGCCGCCATCACCTCCACCGTACTACTCGCCTCCTACACCCTGACAACCTCCCAAAACGAGGCCCCTGCGGACCATTGGAAGAGAACGAGATTGATGTACGAGGAACTCGAAATTGCGGTCGAAAGATACAACGAATCTTTCAATAGAGTATTGCATAAGATGAAGCAGACCAGCGTGGCGGCGTCGGTTTTGTGGCAGTCGCTGAGGTCGGTGATGTCGTCCGCGAACCATGAGGTTAGGGCGGGGTTCGAGCTGCGGGTGGCGGCGCTGTTGGCAGATATTGTGGCGGTGAGCGAGAGCCGGAGGGCTGCCATAGTTGGTGCCGGAGGCGGTGCTGTGATCGATTGGTTGTTGGAAACTGTGGCGGTGCCCAAGGAGGGTAATGGGACGCAGTCTGAAGCCGCCAGGGCATTAGCGTACTTGATTGCGGATCCAAATGTGTGCCAGGAGGTTTTTGCACGGCCTCATGTTGTTCCTTATTTGttgaaatttattttctctGCTCAACCTCGGCGATCAAAGAAC CAACCAAGACGTAGTTCATTCGATGTTTCTACTTCTTTGAAAGGTAGGAGCATGCTTGTGGCTGCaattatggatgttgttacttCCAACTGTGACAGTGTGGAGAAATTAACTTTCAAGCCATTGCTACCAGAGAATGCCGAAACTAGAGATATTGCAGCAGCTATCGAAGTGATCGAGGGAGGCATGCACTGGGATGAGCTGCATGAGGACGGAGATGATAATAATGGTGGAACAGGATTGAAGGGTATCGGAATTAAGGTTCTTGGAGGTACCACAGTTTTGGGCTTTTCAGGAGTTAATggagttgcagaaatggagcaTTCTGATGCCAGTGACCTCAGGACAGTAAAATTGGTGCCAAAGAATTTGTTCTTCAACAAAATAAGTGAAGTCTCTCCTGCACAAGCTAAATTGTCTTCTGCTGTTGTTCCTGGCCTTTGGGATGATTTGCATTCTGAACATGTGGCTGTCCCATTTGCGGCTTGGGCACTAGCGAACTGGGCAATGGCTTCTGCAGGTAATAGGTCTCATATTCAAGAACTAGATCGAGATGGGCATGCGGTTATGAGCGCTTTGATGGCGCCTGAGAGGTCAGTGAGATGGCATGGGAGCTTGGTGGCTCAGTTACTCTTAGAGGACCAAAATCTGCCTCTAAATGATTCTATTTCTGAATGGGGTTCAAGCCTTCTTTGTACTATTTCTCAAGCTAGCAAAACTCAGGACATACCTTTGGCTCAAGTGGCTTTATCTGCATTGTTGGTTTCCATTGAGAGAAGCCCTGAAGCTCAGGAAGTAGTGATGGACAAAGGTCTTCATTTGATGAGGGATGCTGCTAAACGAACGGTGATGCATAAACCTGTCCAAGAATCATTGTCAAAAGCTTTGAAATTATTATGCTCCAGGGAACTGCATATGTCTCTTGAAGAGAGTCAAAAATGGTCAGCAATTTTACTTCCTTGGATATTTGGCAAAGTTTCTTCTGACACAATTCGTTCATCAGCAATAAATATCCTCTCACACATTCTCGAAGATTATGGGCCATCCTCGATACCAATTTCTCAAGGATGGTTGACTGTTATGCTGGCAGATACTCTGAGCTGCAGGAAAGCAACATTAACAAAGGGAAGTGCCCAGCTTGATAGTGATAAAGTGAAG ACTCAAATTGATCTGTCGAATGTTGTTTCAGCTACCCAGACCGCAAGTCAGTTGGCGAATGCCGTTGTTAGCTTAGCAGGAAGGCAACTTGGAATGGCCACTGACAATGACGATATGTTTCCACTAGCTGAGCTTTTATGCCTCGAACCCTTTGCAGGACCATTTAAGAATCTTAAGAAGGACAAAGCACCAAAAATTACTGCTGCAGATTCTGCTTTGGCCACTCTAAAAGGCATCAAAGCTCTAGCAGAAATATGTGCTGAAGATCCCATTTGTCAACACAAAATAGCCGAGTGCGGAGTGTTGTGTTTGCTTAGACGTCTTTTGTTGGAAGATGATTACGAGCAACTAGCTGCAATTGAAGCATATGATGCATCACGAGATCTGGAGGCACAGGAGCGGTTGCCATCTTCCCCTGCTGATTCATCTGTTGATGATGCATATGACCCATCTAATATAAGAGTTCCTGCTACAGCTCATATTCGGAGGCATGCAGCTCGACTACTTACTGTACTTTCAGCTCTTCCTGACATCCAGAAAGCAATTGTAGATGATAAATCTTTGTGTAAATGGCTCGAGGAATGTGCTACAGGGCATATTCCTGGTTGTAATGACCTTAAAATTCAGAGTTATGCCAGGGCAATACTCTTGAATGCTTTTTGTAGTGATCCAGCTTGTTGGATCTCTGAAAATGACGATGCTTCTGAAAGTGGTTCTTTAAACAAAAAGCGGTCCAGCCCTCGGTATtctgatatgatatttttaattaatcctGAATTGCCTCACTGGAAATGTATAGAGAAAAGAGCACCAAACTTTGTTGACACATCGCCAGCTGATGATGATTCCATTGATACAGAAGATAGGTCACGTACCAAATCTTCAGAAGATGACAAATCTCCTGCTTCCACACCCGGAACAAGAAACTGCTTGGAAATGGAGATTCCTCCATTGGACGTCGTTTTTGTCCATGGCCTTCGTGGAGGTCCCTTCAAAACTTGGCGGTTATCCGAGGACAAGTCATCAACAAAGTCTGGCCTTGTTGAAAAGATTGACGAAGAGGCTGGCAAACAAGGAACATTTTGGCCTGGAGAATGGCTTGCAGCTGACTTCCCCAATGCCCGCTTGTTTAGCCTCAAATACAAG ACAAATCTTACTCAATGGTCTGGAGCAAGCCTACCTCTTCAG GAAGTTAGCTCCATGATGTTGGAAAAACTTGTTGCTGCAGGCATTGGGGATCGACCAGTTGTATTTGTAACTCATAG CATGGGAGGCTTGGTGGTCAAGCAGATGTTATTTCAAGCAAGGACAGAAAACAAGGATAATTTTGTTAATAATACCATCGGAATT GTGTTCTACAGTTGTCCGCATTTTGGTAGCAAACTTGCAGACATGCCATGGCGTATGGGTCTTGTGTTGCGTCCTGCACCTACT ATAGGAGAACTAAGAAGTGGATCTCCACGGTTAGTTGAGCTTAACGATTTTGTCCGTCAACTTCACAAGAAAAGGTTGCTTGACGTCCTCAGTTTCTGTGAG ACCAAGGTAACCCCAATTGTTGAAGGTTATGGAGGGTGGGCATTTCGAATGGAGATTGTACCCTTGGAATCAGCGTATCCTGGATTTGGTGAACTTGTT GTTTTGGATTCAACAGATCATATAAATTCTTGCAAGCCTTTGAGTCGCGGCGATCCTTCTTATAAAGACACTTTAGAGTTCATACAAAAGCTGAAAGCACACTATACTTAA
- the LOC140975260 gene encoding uncharacterized protein isoform X2, with translation MLRFYRFYRRNIRLPLFRRAFSSNSEPFKDASLVPPPPPVTLQNHRPAPLPSPSSSYSSFSKISIAAAITSTVLLASYTLTTSQNEAPADHWKRTRLMYEELEIAVERYNESFNRVLHKMKQTSVAASVLWQSLRSVMSSANHEVRAGFELRVAALLADIVAVSESRRAAIVGAGGGAVIDWLLETVAVPKEGNGTQSEAARALAYLIADPNVCQEVFARPHVVPYLLKFIFSAQPRRSKNQPRRSSFDVSTSLKGRSMLVAAIMDVVTSNCDSVEKLTFKPLLPENAETRDIAAAIEVIEGGMHWDELHEDGDDNNGGTGLKGIGIKVLGGTTVLGFSGVNGVAEMEHSDASDLRTVKLVPKNLFFNKISEVSPAQAKLSSAVVPGLWDDLHSEHVAVPFAAWALANWAMASAGNRSHIQELDRDGHAVMSALMAPERSVRWHGSLVAQLLLEDQNLPLNDSISEWGSSLLCTISQASKTQDIPLAQVALSALLVSIERSPEAQEVVMDKGLHLMRDAAKRTVMHKPVQESLSKALKLLCSRELHMSLEESQKWSAILLPWIFGKVSSDTIRSSAINILSHILEDYGPSSIPISQGWLTVMLADTLSCRKATLTKGSAQLDSDKVKTQIDLSNVVSATQTASQLANAVVSLAGRQLGMATDNDDMFPLAELLCLEPFAGPFKNLKKDKAPKITAADSALATLKGIKALAEICAEDPICQHKIAECGVLCLLRRLLLEDDYEQLAAIEAYDASRDLEAQERLPSSPADSSVDDAYDPSNIRVPATAHIRRHAARLLTVLSALPDIQKAIVDDKSLCKWLEECATGHIPGCNDLKIQSYARAILLNAFCSDPACWISENDDASESGSLNKKRSSPRYSDMIFLINPELPHWKCIEKRAPNFVDTSPADDDSIDTEDRSRTKSSEDDKSPASTPGTRNCLEMEIPPLDVVFVHGLRGGPFKTWRLSEDKSSTKSGLVEKIDEEAGKQGTFWPGEWLAADFPNARLFSLKYKTNLTQWSGASLPLQEVSSMMLEKLVAAGIGDRPVVFVTHSMGGLVVKQMLFQARTENKDNFVNNTIGIVPYA, from the exons ATGCTACGATTCTACCGATTCTATCGCCGGAATATTCGCCTCCCGCTCTTCCGCCGTGCGTTTTCTTCCAATTCCGAACCCTTCAAGGATGCCAGCCTTGTCCCTCCACCGCCGCCAGTTACTCTCCAAAATCACCGTCCCGCCCCACTCCCCTCCCCGTCGTCGTCCTACTCCTCTTTCTCAAAAATTTCCATCGCCGCCGCCATCACCTCCACCGTACTACTCGCCTCCTACACCCTGACAACCTCCCAAAACGAGGCCCCTGCGGACCATTGGAAGAGAACGAGATTGATGTACGAGGAACTCGAAATTGCGGTCGAAAGATACAACGAATCTTTCAATAGAGTATTGCATAAGATGAAGCAGACCAGCGTGGCGGCGTCGGTTTTGTGGCAGTCGCTGAGGTCGGTGATGTCGTCCGCGAACCATGAGGTTAGGGCGGGGTTCGAGCTGCGGGTGGCGGCGCTGTTGGCAGATATTGTGGCGGTGAGCGAGAGCCGGAGGGCTGCCATAGTTGGTGCCGGAGGCGGTGCTGTGATCGATTGGTTGTTGGAAACTGTGGCGGTGCCCAAGGAGGGTAATGGGACGCAGTCTGAAGCCGCCAGGGCATTAGCGTACTTGATTGCGGATCCAAATGTGTGCCAGGAGGTTTTTGCACGGCCTCATGTTGTTCCTTATTTGttgaaatttattttctctGCTCAACCTCGGCGATCAAAGAAC CAACCAAGACGTAGTTCATTCGATGTTTCTACTTCTTTGAAAGGTAGGAGCATGCTTGTGGCTGCaattatggatgttgttacttCCAACTGTGACAGTGTGGAGAAATTAACTTTCAAGCCATTGCTACCAGAGAATGCCGAAACTAGAGATATTGCAGCAGCTATCGAAGTGATCGAGGGAGGCATGCACTGGGATGAGCTGCATGAGGACGGAGATGATAATAATGGTGGAACAGGATTGAAGGGTATCGGAATTAAGGTTCTTGGAGGTACCACAGTTTTGGGCTTTTCAGGAGTTAATggagttgcagaaatggagcaTTCTGATGCCAGTGACCTCAGGACAGTAAAATTGGTGCCAAAGAATTTGTTCTTCAACAAAATAAGTGAAGTCTCTCCTGCACAAGCTAAATTGTCTTCTGCTGTTGTTCCTGGCCTTTGGGATGATTTGCATTCTGAACATGTGGCTGTCCCATTTGCGGCTTGGGCACTAGCGAACTGGGCAATGGCTTCTGCAGGTAATAGGTCTCATATTCAAGAACTAGATCGAGATGGGCATGCGGTTATGAGCGCTTTGATGGCGCCTGAGAGGTCAGTGAGATGGCATGGGAGCTTGGTGGCTCAGTTACTCTTAGAGGACCAAAATCTGCCTCTAAATGATTCTATTTCTGAATGGGGTTCAAGCCTTCTTTGTACTATTTCTCAAGCTAGCAAAACTCAGGACATACCTTTGGCTCAAGTGGCTTTATCTGCATTGTTGGTTTCCATTGAGAGAAGCCCTGAAGCTCAGGAAGTAGTGATGGACAAAGGTCTTCATTTGATGAGGGATGCTGCTAAACGAACGGTGATGCATAAACCTGTCCAAGAATCATTGTCAAAAGCTTTGAAATTATTATGCTCCAGGGAACTGCATATGTCTCTTGAAGAGAGTCAAAAATGGTCAGCAATTTTACTTCCTTGGATATTTGGCAAAGTTTCTTCTGACACAATTCGTTCATCAGCAATAAATATCCTCTCACACATTCTCGAAGATTATGGGCCATCCTCGATACCAATTTCTCAAGGATGGTTGACTGTTATGCTGGCAGATACTCTGAGCTGCAGGAAAGCAACATTAACAAAGGGAAGTGCCCAGCTTGATAGTGATAAAGTGAAG ACTCAAATTGATCTGTCGAATGTTGTTTCAGCTACCCAGACCGCAAGTCAGTTGGCGAATGCCGTTGTTAGCTTAGCAGGAAGGCAACTTGGAATGGCCACTGACAATGACGATATGTTTCCACTAGCTGAGCTTTTATGCCTCGAACCCTTTGCAGGACCATTTAAGAATCTTAAGAAGGACAAAGCACCAAAAATTACTGCTGCAGATTCTGCTTTGGCCACTCTAAAAGGCATCAAAGCTCTAGCAGAAATATGTGCTGAAGATCCCATTTGTCAACACAAAATAGCCGAGTGCGGAGTGTTGTGTTTGCTTAGACGTCTTTTGTTGGAAGATGATTACGAGCAACTAGCTGCAATTGAAGCATATGATGCATCACGAGATCTGGAGGCACAGGAGCGGTTGCCATCTTCCCCTGCTGATTCATCTGTTGATGATGCATATGACCCATCTAATATAAGAGTTCCTGCTACAGCTCATATTCGGAGGCATGCAGCTCGACTACTTACTGTACTTTCAGCTCTTCCTGACATCCAGAAAGCAATTGTAGATGATAAATCTTTGTGTAAATGGCTCGAGGAATGTGCTACAGGGCATATTCCTGGTTGTAATGACCTTAAAATTCAGAGTTATGCCAGGGCAATACTCTTGAATGCTTTTTGTAGTGATCCAGCTTGTTGGATCTCTGAAAATGACGATGCTTCTGAAAGTGGTTCTTTAAACAAAAAGCGGTCCAGCCCTCGGTATtctgatatgatatttttaattaatcctGAATTGCCTCACTGGAAATGTATAGAGAAAAGAGCACCAAACTTTGTTGACACATCGCCAGCTGATGATGATTCCATTGATACAGAAGATAGGTCACGTACCAAATCTTCAGAAGATGACAAATCTCCTGCTTCCACACCCGGAACAAGAAACTGCTTGGAAATGGAGATTCCTCCATTGGACGTCGTTTTTGTCCATGGCCTTCGTGGAGGTCCCTTCAAAACTTGGCGGTTATCCGAGGACAAGTCATCAACAAAGTCTGGCCTTGTTGAAAAGATTGACGAAGAGGCTGGCAAACAAGGAACATTTTGGCCTGGAGAATGGCTTGCAGCTGACTTCCCCAATGCCCGCTTGTTTAGCCTCAAATACAAG ACAAATCTTACTCAATGGTCTGGAGCAAGCCTACCTCTTCAG GAAGTTAGCTCCATGATGTTGGAAAAACTTGTTGCTGCAGGCATTGGGGATCGACCAGTTGTATTTGTAACTCATAG CATGGGAGGCTTGGTGGTCAAGCAGATGTTATTTCAAGCAAGGACAGAAAACAAGGATAATTTTGTTAATAATACCATCGGAATT GTTCCTTATGCATGA